The following are from one region of the Mustela lutreola isolate mMusLut2 chromosome 9, mMusLut2.pri, whole genome shotgun sequence genome:
- the EIF2AK2 gene encoding interferon-induced, double-stranded RNA-activated protein kinase isoform X1, whose protein sequence is MANVRPPSFSIEELNTYCQKHNLVLKYYELSKKGPAHNLKFTFQVIINERKYSEAEGKSKKEAKNAAAKLAIEKLNEESKAVSSLSLTTTDTSEGLGIGSIENFIGRLNRLAQKEKLSVNYEQCELNKSGPERFYYRCKIGQKEYAVGEGATKQEAKQMAAKFAYEQIESEKAFMKEDSAASSDSWTTLSSDSRNSTLVKNISASKSPLENDSSPNAPERNCNSNSVNTSSSPLSNVRSSEKKVKRTLAPTFNSPVNKENKYTVEERFVKDFTEITPIGSGGYGHVFKAKHKIVGKIYVIKRVKYDKENKVEREVKALAELHHPNIVQYCNCWAGEDYHPEDSENPSRSKIKCLLIQMEFCDKGTLEKWIDERRDKTPDKPLSLELYEQIAEGVEYIHSKELIHRDLKPSNIFMVNTKHIKIGDFGLVTSLRDHTNRTSNKGTLRYMSPEQISSPEYGKEVDIFAMGLILAELLYICPTLSETIQIFKVLRDEKFPDVFDSREKFLLQKLLSHDPTKRPNASEILETLKEWKNVAVKKERSTY, encoded by the exons ATGGCCAATGTGCGTCCACCAAGTTTTTCTATAGAAGAACTTAATACATACTGTCAGAAGCACAACTTGGTACTTAAGTATTATGAACTGTCTAAGAAAGGACCTGCACATAACTTAAA GTTTACATTTCAAGTTAtcataaatgagagaaaatattcagaagCTGAAGGTAAATCAAAGAAGGAGGCCAAAAATGCTGCAGCCAAATTAGCTATTGAAAAACTTAACGAAGAAAGCAAG gcAGTTAGTTCTTTATCACTGACAACAACAGATACTTCAGAAGGACTAGGAATAGGATCCATTGAGAATTTCATAGGCCGTTTGAATAGGCTTGCCCAGAAGGAAAAGCTATCTGTAAATTATGAACAATGTGAACTGAACAAATCTGGGCCAGAAAG ATTTTATTATAGATGCAAGATTGGACAGAAAGAATATGCTGTTGGCGAAGGTGCTACTAAGCAGGAGGCAAAACAGATGGCCGCGAAATTTGCATATGAGCAGATAGAGTCAGAGAAGGCCTTCATG AAAGAGGACTCAGCAGCATCCAGTGATTCTTGGACTACTTTGTCTAGTGACTCCAGAAACAGCACTTTGGTGAAAAACATATC TGCCTCTAAATCACCACTTGAAAATGATTCCTCACCAAATGCACCGGAAAGAAATTGTAACAGCAACAGTGTCAACACTTCTTCATCTCCTCTG AGCAATgtcagaagtagtgaaaagaaggtgaaAAG AACTTTGGCACCTACCTTTAACTCTCCtgtgaacaaagaaaacaagtacACTGTGGAAGAAAG GTTTGTTAAGGATTTTACAGAAATAACACCGATTGGCTCAGGCGGATATGGTCATGTTTTCAAAGCAAAGCACAAAATTGTTGGGAAGATTTATGTTATTAAACGTGTTAAATATGATAAAGA GAATAAGGTAGAGCGTGAAGTAAAAGCTTTGGCAGAGCTTCATCACCCAAATATTGTTCAGTACTGTAATTGCTGGGCTGGGGAAGATTACCATCCTGAGGACAGCGAAAATCCTTCAAG GTCAAAGATCAAGTGTCTTCTCATCCAAATGGAATTCTGTGACAAGGGGACATTGGAGAAATGGATTGATGAAAGAAGAGACAAGACACCAGACAAACCTTTGTCTCTGGAATTATATGAACAAATAGCAGAAGGTGTAGAGTATATACACAGCAAAGAGCTAATTCACAGAGACCTTAAG ccAAGTAACATATTTATGGTAAATACAAAGCACATAAAGATTGGAGACTTTGGACTTGTGACATCCTTGAGAGATCATACAAATCGGACAAGTAATAAAGGAACTCTTCGATACATGAGCCCAGAGCAG ATTTCTTCACCAGAATACGGAAAAGAAGTGGATATCTTTGCTATGGGGCTAATTCTGGCAGAACTTCTTTATATATGTCCCACTCTTTCAGAAACAATACAG atttttaaagtgcTAAGGGATGAGAAGTTCCCAGATGTGTTTGATTCCAGAGAA AAATTTCTTCTGCAGAAATTACTGTCACATGATCCCACAAAGCGACCTAATGCTTCTGAAATACTGGAGACTTTGAAGGAGTGGAAAAATGTTGCAGTGAAAAAGGAACGAAGCACGTATTAG
- the EIF2AK2 gene encoding interferon-induced, double-stranded RNA-activated protein kinase isoform X2, with protein sequence MANVRPPSFSIEELNTYCQKHNLVLKYYELSKKGPAHNLKFTFQVIINERKYSEAEGKSKKEAKNAAAKLAIEKLNEESKAVSSLSLTTTDTSEGLGIGSIENFIGRLNRLAQKEKLSVNYEQCELNKSGPERFYYRCKIGQKEYAVGEGATKQEAKQMAAKFAYEQIESEKAFMKEDSAASSDSWTTLSSDSRNSTLVKNISASKSPLENDSSPNAPERNCNSNSVNTSSSPLSNVRSSEKKVKRTLAPTFNSPVNKENKYTVEERFVKDFTEITPIGSGGYGHVFKAKHKIVGKIYVIKRVKYDKENKVEREVKALAELHHPNIVQYCNCWAGEDYHPEDSENPSRSKIKCLLIQMEFCDKGTLEKWIDERRDKTPDKPLSLELYEQIAEGVEYIHSKELIHRDLKPSNIFMVNTKHIKIGDFGLVTSLRDHTNRTSNKGTLRYMSPEQISSPEYGKEVDIFAMGLILAELLYICPTLSETIQIFKVLRDEKFPDVFDSREKLLSHDPTKRPNASEILETLKEWKNVAVKKERSTY encoded by the exons ATGGCCAATGTGCGTCCACCAAGTTTTTCTATAGAAGAACTTAATACATACTGTCAGAAGCACAACTTGGTACTTAAGTATTATGAACTGTCTAAGAAAGGACCTGCACATAACTTAAA GTTTACATTTCAAGTTAtcataaatgagagaaaatattcagaagCTGAAGGTAAATCAAAGAAGGAGGCCAAAAATGCTGCAGCCAAATTAGCTATTGAAAAACTTAACGAAGAAAGCAAG gcAGTTAGTTCTTTATCACTGACAACAACAGATACTTCAGAAGGACTAGGAATAGGATCCATTGAGAATTTCATAGGCCGTTTGAATAGGCTTGCCCAGAAGGAAAAGCTATCTGTAAATTATGAACAATGTGAACTGAACAAATCTGGGCCAGAAAG ATTTTATTATAGATGCAAGATTGGACAGAAAGAATATGCTGTTGGCGAAGGTGCTACTAAGCAGGAGGCAAAACAGATGGCCGCGAAATTTGCATATGAGCAGATAGAGTCAGAGAAGGCCTTCATG AAAGAGGACTCAGCAGCATCCAGTGATTCTTGGACTACTTTGTCTAGTGACTCCAGAAACAGCACTTTGGTGAAAAACATATC TGCCTCTAAATCACCACTTGAAAATGATTCCTCACCAAATGCACCGGAAAGAAATTGTAACAGCAACAGTGTCAACACTTCTTCATCTCCTCTG AGCAATgtcagaagtagtgaaaagaaggtgaaAAG AACTTTGGCACCTACCTTTAACTCTCCtgtgaacaaagaaaacaagtacACTGTGGAAGAAAG GTTTGTTAAGGATTTTACAGAAATAACACCGATTGGCTCAGGCGGATATGGTCATGTTTTCAAAGCAAAGCACAAAATTGTTGGGAAGATTTATGTTATTAAACGTGTTAAATATGATAAAGA GAATAAGGTAGAGCGTGAAGTAAAAGCTTTGGCAGAGCTTCATCACCCAAATATTGTTCAGTACTGTAATTGCTGGGCTGGGGAAGATTACCATCCTGAGGACAGCGAAAATCCTTCAAG GTCAAAGATCAAGTGTCTTCTCATCCAAATGGAATTCTGTGACAAGGGGACATTGGAGAAATGGATTGATGAAAGAAGAGACAAGACACCAGACAAACCTTTGTCTCTGGAATTATATGAACAAATAGCAGAAGGTGTAGAGTATATACACAGCAAAGAGCTAATTCACAGAGACCTTAAG ccAAGTAACATATTTATGGTAAATACAAAGCACATAAAGATTGGAGACTTTGGACTTGTGACATCCTTGAGAGATCATACAAATCGGACAAGTAATAAAGGAACTCTTCGATACATGAGCCCAGAGCAG ATTTCTTCACCAGAATACGGAAAAGAAGTGGATATCTTTGCTATGGGGCTAATTCTGGCAGAACTTCTTTATATATGTCCCACTCTTTCAGAAACAATACAG atttttaaagtgcTAAGGGATGAGAAGTTCCCAGATGTGTTTGATTCCAGAGAA AAATTACTGTCACATGATCCCACAAAGCGACCTAATGCTTCTGAAATACTGGAGACTTTGAAGGAGTGGAAAAATGTTGCAGTGAAAAAGGAACGAAGCACGTATTAG